The sequence below is a genomic window from Ischnura elegans chromosome 2, ioIscEleg1.1, whole genome shotgun sequence.
gaaaagtgaaaattttcaagcccgcgaaaaagCGAccgctaagtataaatgctgggaaaagcccatgtgacgtcattctggttctggctgccaccatgtgaagccaccttggtgcaaggctatgagagCCGTCACGATgccggatgctagcaggtagcgcttggcttaaataaggattactaataccctatccaacgaaggtaactttccgaccataggcaattttaataggtgattatgaagacatgtttccctgagctctgtgcctcatgcatgcattggtaatctcagaggatgtagaactcctatctactcctatagaaactaggtccctgtgacctcacgtggagtggcatcgcatgggcgccaatatggcctttttcaaatgaggatacaaattgaccattgccattcgtctcaactgggatttctaaaaccaaataattagtatattatgacactaatggtgggtaaggaatcgcaatcaatgcctttcgttttctttggtgaaggaaactaccctattgtaaatttTCACTGTTGGAAGATTTTTTTACATGGATTGTCCATTGGAAGCGTCTGGAACCTGAGCTATGACTTTGGAATTGGTAGGTTTCCCTAAACTTGCTCTGTATGGGCATTCATTGTATAGAGGTTTTACTATATAACGTATCCATAACAAATGTTTTAAGCCTGATTTAATAGGCTGTAATTAAGTTGGCAAAGTGCCAATGTTTGTCAAAATCCAGTTGTCTTTTCGACAACTGAACTCCTGGATAAGGTTTGTTACCAGTCAACTTCAAGGCTCTGAATCTATGTTTCTTCAGTCACACCTGCCACAATATTATCTTTAATAAGTATCATGGTCTATATTCACTGTGAAACTATATATGTATAGGTAAATAAGGGATCAAATTGAAGACTGCTATCCATGTATTAGATGTTTCCTGGTCTCACAATGGCATGTGCAAATGGACTGGAATAATATTATTgttcaaatttttgaaatataattttcctctggTGTTTTTCCCTTGTGTTATATTCGGCATACTTTTATTTCAGGTTTTACAAGACCATAGTGAGCCGAAAGCTCCATTAATTAAAAGTAAAGATGTCAGCAGACCTGCTTTCCTTACATATTTCAGGTAAGTgagcttttatttattcaaaatttgttcGTTGAAGCATACAAcactaatttcattttctctctgtaaatgttgcaatatttttaatcttttaggGCCAATAAGTTCAAGAAACTGGATGTAATGAACAGGCTTCCTTCTGTTGAGGCTGAGAAGGAAAATGGAGGTGGCAAGCACAAGACTCGGAATCGCATTCCCGAAAAGGATATTGATTCAATGCACTCATCAATAGGAGGTAAAAGATTTAGGGTAGAAAaagcagcagcagcagaaaaaatattagagGAGATATTTTCGTTGGATACGAGGCAaactaaaggaatgaaggaaactGGGATGAAATCTAGAGGGGAAGACTCAAATGCCCATCTGAGTGAAAGTATCAGTCTGGATCATGTTCCAGTTGTGAATATTTCTGATGGAGATGATAGTGACAGCAATAGTTTGGGAAGAAATGATATGGCTGACGATTTTGATGAGCAAATGGAGGCTGAAGTGGCTAATTCTTCTATGAGTGAACCCATTGCTGTGAGTAAAAAGAGTTCCACTGATGGTGTTCCAAATTTTGACTTTACTAGCTCAAGTGGAGCTTTAAACAATGTTTGTAAATATTGTGATAAGAGTTTTAAGTGGAAAACAGAACTTTTTTTCCATCAAAGGCATATTCATCAGGATATGGTATTTAGCTGTCCAGTGTGTTTCAAGATATTTTACGAGGACAAAGAAGAATTTTCAAAACATGTTGAGGCTCACCCTAAACTCCTAAAACCCAAGGTAGTAACTAATGAACAAATAAAGTCTTCGTATGGTGTCAAGAGATGCTCGGAGACTTCAAATACAGTTTTAAGAAATGTTTGTAGATATTGTGAAAAGATTTTCATATGGAATACAGAACTTGTGTTTCATGAAGTAAGTGCTCATCCAGATGTTGTGTTTAGATGTCCAGtatgtttcaaagttttttatgatGACAAAGAAGTATTTTCAAAGCATGTGAAGGCTCACTCTATGGACACTAAATGCATGTCTAAGGAAACTAGAAATGAGCCAACAGAGTCAAACTCTAGCGTCAGCAGTGGACCAAGTGTGGAGAAAATTTCTGTCTCAAATACTGAGAGTGAGACTTCGAATCATGAAAGTGTAATGAGTTGCACAACTGTTGTTTTGAAACTTGACTGTAAGAGCTCGAATAAGCATTTGGAACATGCTTGTAAGTATTGTGAAAGTCGTTTCAAGTGGCCCTCACAACTTTTGCATCATGAGATTACTGATCATCAGGATGTTGTTTTTAGATGTCCAGTATGTTTCCAAGTTTTTTATGATGACAAAGAAGTATTTTCAAAGCATGTGGAGGCTCACTCAATGGACCCTAAATGCATGTCTAAGGAAACTAGAAATGAGCCAACAGAGTCAAACTCAGGCGTCAGCAGTGGACCAAGTGTGGAGAAAATTTCGGTCTCAAATACAGAGAGTGAGACTTCgaatcatgaaaatgaaatgaactgCACAACTGGTGATTCGAAACTTGACTGTAACAGCTCGAATTTGGAACATGTTTGTAAGTATTGTGAAAGTCGTTTCAAGTATCCCTCACAACTTATGCATCATGAGATTACTGATCATAAGGATGTAGTATTTTGCTGTCGAGTGTGTTGCAAATTGTTTTATGACGACAAGGAGGAATTTTCAAAGCATGTTATCTCTCATTCGATGGACCCTGAATTGAAGTCCAAGGAAGCAAGTAGTGAACAAACAGATTCTAATTTGGATGCGAGGGGTGCACCTAAAATGCAGAACAATTCTGGGACTGTGCTTAAGAACTCAAGTCGTGTGCGCTTAAATTACATCTGCAAGTACTGCagccagaaattttcaaaactttttgacCTCTTTGCACATCAAACTACATCTCATCCTGATGTAGCGTTCAGATGTATCTATTGTGCAAAGGTATTTTATGAGGATGTGGAAGAGTTTAAGAAACATGTACGAGGCCATGAAGAGAGTAAAGGCAGTCATATTCGTAGAACGGCCTCCAACAGTAATGGAGGTGTTAGTCAGGGATTTCACTCAGATGGGCAGCGGGAATGGATTAGAAAAATTCAATCAGATTCTTCTGGCATTAAACCTGTGTGTCCTAATGGGAACAAGTCAACTGTCTCTCCATCATCTGCACAGATATGTTCTGTGGATGAAAGTATGGGTTTATCTTCCTCTGTAAGTGAAGATAATGTCGCTTCTTGTGATGCAAGCTCTGAAGATGTCACACCTTCAACAAGGGAAGTAGAAATAAAAGTAGCATTTCAGAATTTTGGTTCCCAATCAACACCCAAGGCCAAACCCAATTCCCAATCAACTGTCAAGATTGATCAAACACCCAAAATTGATCAGACACCCAAAATTTCTCCTTGTGCCAGCACGTCCATCCCGAGGCCCCAGATGAAAACCAAGTGTTATTTCTGTAAGTCGTGCCTCGTTCCATTCGAAACGGAAGAGGAGCGAGAGTTGCACCGCATGTATCACCACAAGTTAAAATTTCCGTGCCGCTTTTGCCCCCGAACTCTAACTCACAAGAAACAACTTCTGGACCATGAGGCATCTCATTTCAaaagacgtaaaaataaatgcagaaagtGTGGGCAAACTTTTGAGGATGAAGCGGCTTTAAAACAGCACAGACGAACTCAGTGTGTTGCTCAGGAACTTCCTCGTTTCAGTTGCCAAGTATGCAAACGGCTGTATGTGCGTGAGCATGAACTAAAGATTCATTTAGAGACCCATTTAGATGAGCGTCCCTTCCTTTGTGAAAAGTGTGGACAGTGTTTCAAGGACGTTCCAAGTTTGAAGGAGCACAGGAGCGCTCCATGTAAGTCAAAAGGATCAACTAGAGGCTACAGCTGTGACATCTGCAACAAGAACTTTATAAATGCAAGACTTTTAGCAGGTCACCGCCTTCATTTTCATACAGGTCTGTATGATTCATTTCAAGTATTCCTAGATTTGGTTGTAAATtctcatttgttaatttttaagaggCTGAAATACTGATACTagctgtgaaaaaataaatgatattttacgaGGCAAGCATGTATTATGTAACCTGTGAGAGTCATTGATTGTCATCACAACAACTTTGAAAGGTAAAACACCAATATTGACTCTCTAAGTATCATTTTTGCCTTCAGTTAACATTGAGGTATGTGGAAAAATTTAGCTTCACTCACAATTATGTAGTTACTCAATAATGGTATCAAGTGTGACATTATAAGCGTCACaaaatttcatcatattatatattACCTGCAACTTTATTCTACAAGTTCCACTTTGAAAATTCCATCCTGAAAATTCCACTATCATGAATGTGActttctgaaatgaaatttctgaCTTG
It includes:
- the LOC124153373 gene encoding zinc finger protein Xfin-like, producing the protein MELLLGESSRMQNRGVRDEPSNICIADVFSLSVAEEVMYCRLCATLASDAVSIYGEEGLRMRLEDKINVSLPIWVSRNMGPPLHVCRICIENLNATVQFINQVVAAQKKINNVFQVLQDHSEPKAPLIKSKDVSRPAFLTYFRANKFKKLDVMNRLPSVEAEKENGGGKHKTRNRIPEKDIDSMHSSIGGKRFRVEKAAAAEKILEEIFSLDTRQTKGMKETGMKSRGEDSNAHLSESISLDHVPVVNISDGDDSDSNSLGRNDMADDFDEQMEAEVANSSMSEPIAVSKKSSTDGVPNFDFTSSSGALNNVCKYCDKSFKWKTELFFHQRHIHQDMVFSCPVCFKIFYEDKEEFSKHVEAHPKLLKPKVVTNEQIKSSYGVKRCSETSNTVLRNVCRYCEKIFIWNTELVFHEVSAHPDVVFRCPVCFKVFYDDKEVFSKHVKAHSMDTKCMSKETRNEPTESNSSVSSGPSVEKISVSNTESETSNHESVMSCTTVVLKLDCKSSNKHLEHACKYCESRFKWPSQLLHHEITDHQDVVFRCPVCFQVFYDDKEVFSKHVEAHSMDPKCMSKETRNEPTESNSGVSSGPSVEKISVSNTESETSNHENEMNCTTGDSKLDCNSSNLEHVCKYCESRFKYPSQLMHHEITDHKDVVFCCRVCCKLFYDDKEEFSKHVISHSMDPELKSKEASSEQTDSNLDARGAPKMQNNSGTVLKNSSRVRLNYICKYCSQKFSKLFDLFAHQTTSHPDVAFRCIYCAKVFYEDVEEFKKHVRGHEESKGSHIRRTASNSNGGVSQGFHSDGQREWIRKIQSDSSGIKPVCPNGNKSTVSPSSAQICSVDESMGLSSSVSEDNVASCDASSEDVTPSTREVEIKVAFQNFGSQSTPKAKPNSQSTVKIDQTPKIDQTPKISPCASTSIPRPQMKTKCYFCKSCLVPFETEEERELHRMYHHKLKFPCRFCPRTLTHKKQLLDHEASHFKRRKNKCRKCGQTFEDEAALKQHRRTQCVAQELPRFSCQVCKRLYVREHELKIHLETHLDERPFLCEKCGQCFKDVPSLKEHRSAPCKSKGSTRGYSCDICNKNFINARLLAGHRLHFHTVFYPCPFCGLVFKSKVPMTGHMKSHSEIICLVCKKDFGNLDDLQSHRKVEHPEVGMEEFSAFGNANSTPVRNLKCLVCEKFFASQLTLRVHGDTHSDDLQWKCRLCKERFGSEAELDGHMSSHPGEQPYKCGICDLTFSVHNDLVVHEKMHIQEESHSCEKCGKSFTSTADLVKHYAEHTSSNAFKCPFCVMSFSRKISLLIHQRTHTTRVYSCSVCNEKFSQLKLVKEHEKTHGKNGEDSPVHSHDAEEDALAASMLDMSGSVVEVGPADHVFEEALVSANATGDVQRARVMNSNSIMEPEYAEIVYVTHGIHDLL